The following proteins come from a genomic window of Nostoc sp. ATCC 53789:
- a CDS encoding DUF4231 domain-containing protein yields MAKKDSYQEFLKEDFNKLFEGMNLGDGQRHFLRSRWLDQVLWMEGKANLSRDRHYLLRITTIIGGVILPALVSLNINTTSTLQVNERSRNIIIWSTFGLSQIVAISAAIEEFFHYGERWRHYRRTVESLKTQGWQFSQLTGPYRDYTSHQQAFNLFAGNVEDVIQRDVEIYSTQVIQEKKEEKQSQENYILMPNAKITNLEEKKEEK; encoded by the coding sequence ATGGCAAAAAAAGATAGTTATCAGGAATTTTTAAAGGAAGATTTTAACAAGTTATTTGAAGGTATGAATTTAGGCGATGGGCAAAGGCATTTTTTGCGATCGCGCTGGTTAGACCAAGTACTCTGGATGGAAGGTAAGGCTAATTTATCACGCGATCGCCATTATTTGTTGCGGATAACAACTATTATTGGCGGTGTAATTCTCCCAGCGCTGGTAAGTTTAAACATTAACACTACTTCTACTTTACAAGTTAATGAAAGATCCAGAAATATCATTATCTGGTCAACTTTTGGTTTAAGTCAAATTGTTGCTATTAGTGCTGCCATTGAAGAGTTTTTTCATTACGGTGAACGTTGGCGACACTATCGTCGTACAGTTGAATCTTTGAAAACCCAAGGGTGGCAATTCTCCCAGTTGACAGGCCCTTATCGTGATTATACAAGCCACCAACAGGCGTTTAATCTTTTTGCGGGTAATGTAGAAGATGTTATTCAACGAGATGTTGAAATATATTCCACTCAAGTTATACAAGAAAAGAAAGAAGAAAAACAGAGCCAGGAAAACTATATCCTAATGCCAAATGCGAAGATAACCAATTTGGAAGAAAAGAAAGAAGAAAAATAA
- a CDS encoding pitrilysin family protein, with protein MKLRSYMFLGFFLSLLLSLLPFSSNFINAATPTVVAPVSADSFTQGVKKTVLDNGLTVLTKEVHTAPVVSVQVWYKVGSRNEVKGENGISHQLEHLMFKGTTARPVQFGRLFSALGSQFNAFTSYDETAYFGTVQRDRLEALLTLEADRMENSLIGPEQLKSEKRVVISELQGYENSPGYRLSRAVMRDAFPNRAYGLSVGGTKADVEKFTVEQVRNYYQTYYSPDNATLVITGDFATEPVLKVVKETYGKLTKRGNEEKRTRENVAPSSPVAPTTKKAPIVLKQPGSAALLQAVYPLPDIKHPDVPAIDVMDAILTGGRSSRLYQALVESGLASSVSGGAAELIEPGWYEINATAAPGQELSKIAQVLQESLGKLQQQPVTTEELNRAKTQLQASYILGNQDITSQASQLGYNQTIAGDYHFIEQYLAAIAKVTPAQVQKVAKTYLNPAKQTIGFFEPTQPDGKPGTSSAGSGRTVENFSPGKPVDPAELAKYLPPATSATDSAKQSLPEEFTLNNGLRVLLLRDRSLPTINLSGQIDAGTEFDGNQKAGLANLTAANLMNGTQTKNALTLAKTLEDLGADLSFSASREGVNVSGEGLSKNLPILIQTLADVLENATFPADQLELSRQRALTSLKVQLDDPRGLGRQVFQQAIYPENHPFHSFPTFESLKSISRDDLLGFYQKYYRPDSTTIAIVGDFDPVKVKTLLNQAFGTWQATGKPPVLKISSVPLPQTSTRLNKIIPGKAEAVTYIGYNGISRKDPRYYAALILNQILGGDTLSSRLGTEVRDRLGLTYGIYSGFAAGINPGPFLIQMQTAPGDTQKAIASTLALLKQLREQGVTEAEFNTAKRSLTNSYPVDLANPSNVSSIILDNAVLGLSRSEIRDFPQRIQAVTMAQMQQAIEDLIKPENLVIVTAGPGEIVPKGG; from the coding sequence ATGAAGTTACGTTCATATATGTTTTTAGGTTTTTTTCTCAGTCTGCTCTTAAGTCTTTTGCCTTTTTCGAGCAATTTCATAAATGCTGCAACACCGACAGTAGTCGCACCTGTATCTGCGGACTCATTCACCCAAGGGGTTAAAAAAACGGTGTTGGACAATGGCTTAACAGTGCTAACCAAGGAAGTTCATACTGCTCCAGTGGTGAGTGTGCAAGTTTGGTATAAAGTTGGTTCCCGTAACGAAGTTAAGGGAGAAAATGGCATTTCTCACCAGCTAGAACATTTGATGTTCAAGGGTACAACTGCCCGCCCAGTGCAGTTTGGAAGATTGTTTAGTGCCTTGGGTAGCCAGTTCAATGCCTTTACTAGTTATGACGAAACAGCTTATTTTGGCACAGTGCAACGAGACAGACTCGAAGCATTGTTGACACTGGAAGCCGATCGCATGGAAAATTCCTTAATTGGGCCTGAACAACTAAAGAGTGAAAAGCGGGTGGTGATCTCTGAGTTACAGGGGTACGAAAATTCACCAGGCTATCGTCTGAGTCGGGCAGTGATGCGAGATGCTTTCCCTAACAGAGCTTATGGTTTATCTGTGGGAGGCACAAAAGCTGATGTAGAAAAATTCACGGTGGAACAGGTGCGGAATTATTACCAAACCTACTACAGCCCAGATAATGCCACGCTAGTAATTACGGGGGATTTTGCCACAGAACCTGTACTCAAAGTTGTTAAAGAAACTTATGGGAAGTTGACAAAACGAGGAAACGAGGAAAAAAGAACACGGGAAAATGTCGCTCCATCTTCTCCAGTTGCTCCTACTACTAAAAAAGCACCGATTGTTTTGAAGCAACCGGGAAGCGCGGCACTACTACAAGCAGTGTATCCTTTACCAGATATCAAGCATCCTGATGTGCCGGCAATTGATGTGATGGATGCCATTCTCACAGGTGGACGTAGCTCTAGACTTTACCAGGCTTTGGTAGAATCTGGACTTGCCAGTTCAGTAAGTGGCGGTGCTGCCGAACTCATTGAACCAGGTTGGTATGAAATTAATGCTACGGCGGCTCCAGGTCAAGAGTTAAGTAAAATTGCCCAGGTGCTTCAGGAATCTTTAGGAAAGTTGCAACAGCAGCCTGTCACCACAGAAGAATTGAACCGGGCGAAGACGCAACTGCAAGCCTCGTATATCTTGGGTAATCAAGATATTACTAGTCAGGCTAGCCAACTCGGATATAACCAAACGATCGCAGGCGATTATCATTTTATTGAACAGTATCTGGCTGCGATCGCTAAAGTCACTCCAGCCCAAGTCCAAAAAGTAGCGAAAACTTACCTAAATCCGGCTAAACAAACCATCGGTTTCTTTGAGCCGACTCAACCAGATGGAAAACCAGGGACTTCTAGCGCTGGTTCTGGGCGCACAGTCGAAAATTTCAGCCCCGGTAAACCTGTAGATCCGGCAGAACTAGCTAAATATCTCCCACCTGCCACATCAGCTACAGATTCGGCCAAACAATCGCTACCAGAAGAGTTTACCTTAAATAATGGTTTGCGGGTTTTGTTGTTACGCGATCGCAGTCTCCCCACTATTAACCTGAGTGGACAAATTGACGCTGGTACTGAATTTGACGGTAATCAAAAAGCTGGATTAGCGAATCTGACTGCGGCCAACTTAATGAATGGGACGCAGACTAAAAATGCTCTTACCCTAGCAAAAACCTTAGAAGACCTGGGAGCCGATTTGAGCTTCAGTGCTAGCCGTGAGGGAGTGAATGTTAGCGGTGAAGGACTTTCAAAGAACCTGCCGATATTGATTCAAACTCTGGCAGATGTGTTAGAAAACGCCACTTTCCCCGCCGACCAGCTAGAATTGAGCCGTCAACGAGCGTTGACAAGTCTTAAAGTCCAGCTAGATGATCCTAGAGGACTAGGACGACAAGTATTCCAGCAGGCAATTTATCCTGAAAATCATCCATTCCATAGCTTTCCTACATTCGAGAGCTTAAAAAGCATTAGTCGTGATGATTTGCTTGGCTTCTATCAGAAATACTACCGACCAGATAGCACAACGATCGCAATAGTTGGAGACTTTGATCCAGTTAAGGTAAAAACTTTGCTGAATCAGGCGTTTGGCACATGGCAAGCCACAGGTAAGCCACCTGTGCTGAAAATATCATCCGTGCCATTACCACAAACTTCGACACGTTTAAACAAAATAATTCCTGGTAAAGCTGAGGCTGTTACCTACATCGGCTACAACGGCATCTCTCGCAAAGACCCACGTTATTATGCGGCACTGATACTGAATCAAATTTTGGGTGGTGATACCTTATCGAGCCGCTTGGGTACGGAAGTGCGCGATCGCCTCGGTCTAACCTACGGTATCTATAGTGGTTTTGCCGCCGGCATCAATCCCGGCCCATTCTTGATTCAGATGCAGACTGCTCCTGGAGATACCCAAAAAGCGATCGCCAGTACTCTCGCTTTACTTAAACAGTTGCGCGAGCAAGGAGTAACTGAGGCTGAATTCAACACGGCAAAACGCTCACTTACTAATAGCTACCCCGTGGATTTAGCTAATCCCAGTAATGTATCAAGTATCATTTTGGATAATGCTGTCTTGGGACTTTCACGATCAGAAATCCGAGACTTTCCTCAACGGATTCAAGCAGTCACTATGGCTCAAATGCAACAGGCAATTGAGGATTTAATTAAGCCAGAAAATCTGGTAATTGTCACCGCCGGGCCTGGAGAGATTGTACCTAAAGGCGGTTAA
- the glyA gene encoding serine hydroxymethyltransferase, which produces MTRTNSDFLSSTDPAIAELINDELQRQRDHLELIASENFTSAAVLAAQGSVLTNKYAEGLPGKRYYGGCEYVDKIEQLAINRAKQIFGAAHANVQPHSGAQANFAVFLSLLEPGDKIMGMDLSHGGHLTHGSPVNVSGKWFQVSHYGVSQQTEQLDYDQIRELALRERPKLLICGYSAYPRIIDFEKFRSIADEVGAYLLADIAHIAGLVASGLHPDPIPHCHVVTTTTHKTLRGPRGGLILTSDAELGKKLDKSVFPGTQGGPLEHVIAGKAVAFGEALKPEFKTYSAQVIENARALAEQLQNRGLKLVSDGTDNHLLLVDLRSVNLTGKQADKLVSTVNITANKNTIPFDPQSPFVTSGLRLGSPAMTTRGLGVAEFTEIANIISDRLLSPDSDVVTQDCRQRVAALCDRFPLYPHLEIPVPALA; this is translated from the coding sequence GTGACTAGGACTAATTCAGACTTTCTTTCCTCCACCGATCCAGCGATCGCGGAGTTAATCAACGACGAACTACAACGCCAGCGAGATCACTTGGAGCTGATTGCTAGCGAAAACTTTACCTCTGCTGCGGTACTGGCGGCTCAAGGTTCGGTACTGACAAATAAATATGCCGAGGGGTTGCCTGGTAAACGCTACTATGGCGGTTGTGAGTATGTTGACAAAATCGAGCAACTAGCTATCAATCGTGCTAAACAGATATTTGGCGCTGCTCATGCAAATGTGCAACCCCATTCTGGCGCACAAGCCAATTTTGCAGTATTCTTGTCGCTTCTGGAACCAGGGGACAAAATTATGGGGATGGATTTGTCTCATGGGGGACATCTCACCCACGGTTCACCTGTAAACGTTTCAGGTAAGTGGTTCCAAGTTAGCCACTACGGTGTCAGTCAACAAACAGAACAACTTGACTACGATCAAATTCGGGAGCTGGCGCTGAGGGAGCGTCCTAAGCTCTTGATTTGTGGTTATTCGGCTTATCCCCGGATAATTGATTTTGAAAAATTCCGTAGTATTGCTGATGAAGTCGGTGCTTATTTACTTGCCGATATCGCTCATATCGCTGGTTTAGTTGCTAGCGGTCTTCATCCCGATCCCATTCCTCATTGTCATGTAGTAACAACAACTACGCATAAGACTCTCCGCGGCCCCAGAGGTGGTTTAATCTTGACCAGCGACGCAGAACTAGGTAAAAAGCTAGATAAATCTGTTTTTCCTGGTACTCAGGGCGGGCCATTGGAACACGTCATTGCTGGTAAAGCAGTGGCTTTTGGAGAAGCTCTGAAGCCTGAGTTTAAAACTTATTCTGCTCAAGTAATTGAAAATGCTCGTGCTTTAGCAGAACAACTACAAAATCGGGGTTTAAAATTAGTGTCAGATGGCACTGATAACCATTTGCTTCTCGTGGATTTACGTTCTGTAAATCTAACTGGTAAGCAAGCCGATAAGCTAGTCAGTACTGTAAATATTACAGCTAACAAGAATACTATTCCTTTTGATCCACAATCGCCATTTGTTACCAGTGGTCTAAGGTTAGGTTCGCCAGCAATGACCACGCGGGGCTTAGGAGTAGCAGAATTTACCGAGATTGCAAATATTATTAGCGATCGCCTGCTTTCTCCAGATTCCGACGTAGTAACCCAAGATTGTCGGCAACGGGTAGCAGCATTGTGCGATCGCTTCCCCTTATATCCTCACCTGGAAATTCCTGTACCAGCACTAGCATAA
- a CDS encoding type IV pilus twitching motility protein PilT: MTESQSPSNSSPVTERNLPPMPPMPPPPPTFSTQRQMTQTLDMSMDRGSNTPVAGHRPVSPPPIPTSVLPKTSSAGPTLEKLIREAYDQGYSDLHLGVGEVPRFRTRGEIQSWDYPEVDKEAFMNWLREVMSEAEIQRFEEHLEFDGATQYDFARVRINVFGTLRGPAMVLRLIPLKILTMEQLRLPPVFRDICHHHKGLILVTGPTGSGKSTTMAAMVDYINKEMAKHIITIEDPIEFIHQSRKSLVKQREVGMHTRKFDNALKAALREDPDLILVGEMRDKETVNTALKAAQTGHLVMGTLHTNSAVKTIERILNLYSGDEQDAMRVAISESLVAVIAQGLCRTTDGKRAAFHDVLINTEAIKEWIKDGKYDEIGELMKQASFDGMITMNQSLLNLYQDGRITEETALEMSPTPNEMAQFLRGRV, encoded by the coding sequence ATGACAGAATCACAGTCTCCATCAAATTCTAGCCCTGTTACCGAACGTAACTTGCCCCCAATGCCCCCAATGCCACCACCTCCGCCAACCTTTAGTACGCAGAGGCAGATGACACAGACATTGGATATGTCAATGGATAGGGGTTCCAACACACCTGTTGCAGGTCATCGTCCGGTTAGTCCACCGCCAATACCTACTTCAGTTCTCCCTAAAACCAGCAGTGCGGGGCCCACTTTAGAGAAGTTAATTAGGGAAGCTTACGATCAGGGATATTCTGACTTGCACCTAGGTGTCGGAGAAGTACCGCGTTTCCGCACCCGAGGAGAAATTCAATCATGGGATTATCCAGAAGTAGATAAAGAAGCTTTTATGAATTGGTTGCGGGAGGTAATGAGTGAGGCGGAAATTCAGCGCTTTGAAGAACACTTAGAATTTGACGGAGCAACTCAATATGACTTTGCTCGCGTGCGGATTAATGTTTTTGGCACTCTTAGAGGGCCTGCGATGGTGTTGCGGTTGATTCCTCTGAAAATCTTAACTATGGAACAGTTGAGATTACCCCCAGTTTTTCGGGATATTTGTCATCACCACAAAGGTTTAATTTTGGTAACTGGGCCCACTGGTTCTGGTAAGTCCACCACAATGGCAGCGATGGTTGACTACATCAATAAGGAGATGGCCAAGCATATCATTACCATTGAAGACCCAATCGAATTTATCCATCAAAGCCGCAAATCTTTAGTCAAACAACGGGAAGTGGGAATGCATACCCGGAAATTTGACAACGCTTTGAAAGCAGCTTTGCGGGAAGATCCAGATTTGATTCTGGTGGGGGAAATGCGAGATAAGGAAACAGTTAACACTGCCCTAAAAGCTGCTCAGACTGGTCACTTGGTCATGGGAACCCTACACACCAATAGCGCAGTTAAAACCATTGAACGGATTCTCAACCTCTACTCTGGTGACGAACAGGATGCAATGCGAGTAGCAATTTCTGAGTCTTTAGTAGCGGTAATTGCTCAAGGTTTGTGCCGCACAACTGACGGGAAGCGAGCTGCTTTCCACGATGTGCTGATCAATACTGAGGCTATTAAAGAATGGATCAAAGACGGTAAGTATGATGAAATTGGTGAGTTGATGAAACAAGCTAGCTTTGACGGCATGATTACGATGAATCAGTCGTTACTCAATCTCTATCAAGATGGTCGCATCACTGAAGAAACTGCTTTGGAAATGTCGCCAACTCCTAATGAAATGGCACAGTTTCTCCGAGGTAGAGTTTAA
- a CDS encoding circadian clock KaiB family protein gives MNNLTTNKLSTPQLFKGIALFTPGGDLIYCIDPSKQGRWHLHLCSALQEILDLPEPPHFLVPCYTATIDHWLDPRTQQVRTFAEAYPAVIRHQALLNAIFGTGDLVWQAAPWQEGLCDRMVLTSYRSSFGQLWEDHDLIVRLDLSEPVPKYHQPVIVQKKEVITQGYVLRLFVAGHSSTTERILQNLHELLERSLGHPYTLKVIDVLSHPEQAELNQVSATPTLVKVWPHPIRRIVGELDHVEKILQMLAAKEKF, from the coding sequence GTGAATAACTTGACAACAAACAAACTATCTACACCCCAGTTGTTTAAAGGCATTGCCCTATTTACACCTGGAGGAGATTTAATTTACTGCATCGACCCTAGCAAACAAGGTCGATGGCATTTGCATTTGTGTTCGGCTTTGCAAGAAATTCTAGATTTGCCAGAGCCACCGCACTTTTTAGTGCCTTGTTATACTGCAACTATTGACCACTGGTTAGATCCGCGTACTCAACAAGTGCGAACTTTTGCTGAAGCTTATCCGGCTGTAATTAGACATCAAGCTTTGCTTAATGCCATTTTTGGTACAGGGGATTTAGTATGGCAAGCTGCTCCTTGGCAAGAGGGGTTGTGCGATCGCATGGTGTTAACATCTTATCGTTCCTCATTTGGGCAGCTTTGGGAAGATCACGATTTAATTGTTCGTCTAGACCTTTCTGAACCTGTGCCAAAATACCACCAGCCAGTAATAGTACAAAAAAAGGAAGTTATCACACAAGGCTATGTTCTCCGCTTGTTTGTTGCAGGACATAGCAGTACAACCGAACGCATTCTGCAAAATTTACACGAATTGTTGGAGCGATCGCTCGGACATCCTTATACTCTGAAAGTAATTGATGTTTTAAGTCATCCAGAACAAGCAGAACTCAATCAAGTTTCTGCAACTCCTACCCTTGTCAAAGTTTGGCCGCACCCAATTCGGCGAATCGTTGGAGAGTTGGATCATGTAGAAAAGATTTTACAGATGTTAGCTGCTAAGGAAAAATTTTAA
- the wecB gene encoding UDP-N-acetylglucosamine 2-epimerase (non-hydrolyzing) gives MTNQKRVCIILGTRPEAIKLAPVIQVFQKSLAFESQVILTGQHREMVEQVMQLFNIKADYDLEIMQVQQSLNDITCRSLQGLEALFKEKKPDLVVVQGDTTTAFAAALAAFYQKIPIGHVEAGLRTDDIFNPYPEEANRRLISQITQLHFAPTPWAVENLHRSGVLGEIHMTGNTVIDALLNVAASQAVCNVPGLDWDSYRVMLATVHRRENWGEPLQAIAEGFLQILDKFPDTAMLLPLHRNPTVRVPLQELLGNHPRIFLTDPLDYGELVGAIGRSHLLLTDSGGLQEEAPSLGKPVLVLRDTTERPEAVVAGTAKLVGTTSENIFASATELLSDPDAYAAMANAINPFGDGHAAERILQIVQNYLGVSSEIST, from the coding sequence ATGACTAATCAAAAACGGGTTTGCATTATCTTGGGTACTCGTCCCGAAGCGATTAAACTTGCTCCAGTTATTCAGGTTTTCCAGAAGTCTTTAGCTTTTGAGTCGCAAGTAATTCTAACTGGACAACATCGGGAGATGGTTGAGCAAGTTATGCAGCTGTTCAACATCAAGGCAGATTATGATTTGGAAATTATGCAGGTTCAGCAATCTTTAAATGATATTACCTGCCGCAGTTTACAAGGGTTAGAAGCGTTATTTAAAGAGAAAAAGCCAGATTTAGTGGTGGTGCAGGGAGATACGACAACGGCTTTTGCCGCAGCTTTGGCAGCTTTTTATCAAAAAATCCCTATTGGTCATGTAGAAGCAGGTTTAAGAACTGATGATATCTTCAATCCTTACCCAGAAGAAGCTAATCGGCGGTTGATTTCTCAAATTACTCAGTTGCACTTTGCGCCGACTCCTTGGGCTGTGGAAAATTTGCACCGTTCTGGTGTTTTAGGTGAAATTCACATGACGGGTAATACGGTAATTGATGCACTGTTGAATGTAGCTGCAAGCCAAGCTGTTTGTAATGTACCAGGCTTAGACTGGGATTCATACCGCGTTATGTTAGCAACAGTTCATCGGCGGGAGAATTGGGGAGAACCCCTGCAAGCGATCGCAGAGGGGTTTTTACAAATCTTAGACAAGTTCCCTGATACAGCAATGCTCTTACCATTACACCGCAATCCCACAGTGCGAGTCCCATTGCAAGAGCTTTTAGGGAATCATCCCCGAATTTTCTTGACAGATCCTCTAGATTATGGCGAACTGGTGGGAGCGATTGGGCGATCGCATCTTTTGCTCACTGACTCTGGTGGTTTGCAAGAAGAAGCCCCCAGTTTGGGAAAACCAGTACTGGTTTTGAGAGATACTACCGAAAGACCAGAGGCTGTTGTAGCTGGTACAGCCAAACTTGTAGGCACTACGAGTGAGAATATTTTTGCATCTGCTACTGAGTTACTGAGCGATCCAGATGCCTATGCAGCAATGGCAAATGCAATTAATCCCTTTGGGGATGGTCATGCAGCAGAGCGCATTTTGCAGATTGTGCAAAATTACTTGGGTGTTTCATCCGAAATATCAACTTAG
- a CDS encoding peptidoglycan-binding protein — protein sequence MEYLAYSQMFIAQEEASGNTKYNLPKSQLNGKEPLKSSNIVIAEKQASANSKSKFNWKKLLKSSAWLALAGVGVLLLAATQIQISSAAYVKTNGSCLRIRTGPSTNYSYVDCVSDGATLPAIERYENGFARLSTGRYVYARWVADRPNKPPVTSKPGGVGGSVILTRGSRGQLVRDVQTALGNLRVDGIYGQETVNQVRSFQASKGLLVDGTVGPETRAALGI from the coding sequence ATGGAATATCTTGCTTATTCTCAGATGTTTATTGCTCAAGAAGAGGCATCTGGAAACACCAAATATAATCTCCCTAAATCTCAATTAAATGGGAAAGAACCTCTTAAATCTTCTAACATAGTTATTGCTGAAAAACAGGCATCTGCAAACAGCAAATCTAAATTCAATTGGAAAAAACTACTTAAATCTTCAGCTTGGTTAGCTTTAGCTGGTGTTGGTGTATTACTTCTTGCTGCTACCCAAATTCAAATAAGTTCGGCTGCTTATGTAAAGACTAACGGCAGTTGTTTGCGTATCCGTACAGGCCCAAGCACAAATTACTCTTATGTTGATTGTGTTTCAGATGGTGCAACACTTCCAGCGATTGAAAGGTATGAAAACGGTTTTGCTCGGCTTTCTACGGGTAGATATGTTTATGCTCGATGGGTTGCTGATAGACCTAACAAACCTCCTGTGACTAGTAAACCTGGTGGCGTTGGCGGTTCAGTCATTCTTACCCGTGGTTCTAGAGGTCAGCTTGTAAGAGACGTTCAAACAGCTTTAGGTAATCTCAGAGTTGATGGAATTTACGGTCAAGAAACTGTTAACCAAGTCAGAAGCTTTCAGGCAAGTAAAGGTCTACTTGTAGATGGTACGGTGGGGCCCGAAACTAGAGCAGCTCTGGGTATTTAA
- a CDS encoding competence/damage-inducible protein A, with translation MSAEIICVGTELLLGDILNGNAQYLAQQLAQLGIPHYYQTVVGDNPERLKQVIEIAISRAQILIFTGGLGPTPDDLTCETIADFFKTPLVENPEIIEDITQKFAQRGRVMSPSNRKQALIPQGAEILPNPTGTAPGIIWQPRPEITIFTFPGVPSEMYPMWEETAVPFLKSQGWGKEIIYSRSLKFWGIGESALAEKVSSYLKLPNPTVAPYAGKGEVRLRVSAKATSEAAAEELIAPIEKQLKEIAGLDFYGVNNDTLASVVGELLRASKETLSVAESCTGGGLGQMLTEISGSSDYFWGGVISYDNSVKVKLLGVNQEDLDKFGAVSATVAEQMAIGVKTRLATTWGLSITGIAGPTGGTDTKPVGLVYVGLAGPKDEVTSFEYQFGTVRGRALIRHVSANAALDNLRRKLLTR, from the coding sequence ATGAGTGCAGAAATTATTTGTGTTGGTACTGAATTGCTGTTAGGAGATATCCTCAACGGCAATGCTCAATATTTGGCGCAACAATTAGCGCAGCTAGGAATTCCCCACTACTATCAAACAGTAGTTGGGGATAATCCAGAACGGTTGAAGCAAGTTATAGAAATTGCTATTTCCAGAGCGCAAATTCTCATTTTCACTGGTGGACTCGGCCCCACACCAGATGATCTCACCTGCGAAACCATCGCCGATTTTTTTAAAACCCCTTTGGTAGAAAACCCAGAAATCATCGAAGATATAACCCAGAAATTCGCCCAACGTGGTCGGGTTATGTCACCAAGTAACCGCAAACAGGCTTTGATTCCCCAAGGTGCAGAAATTCTCCCCAACCCCACAGGAACAGCACCCGGTATCATTTGGCAACCTCGTCCTGAAATCACAATTTTTACCTTTCCCGGTGTTCCCAGTGAAATGTACCCAATGTGGGAAGAAACAGCCGTCCCATTTCTCAAAAGTCAAGGTTGGGGTAAAGAAATTATTTACAGCCGGAGTTTAAAGTTTTGGGGTATTGGTGAATCTGCTTTGGCAGAAAAGGTTTCTTCCTATTTGAAGTTGCCAAATCCCACAGTAGCGCCTTACGCAGGTAAGGGGGAAGTAAGATTGCGAGTTTCTGCTAAAGCCACTTCTGAAGCCGCCGCAGAAGAACTAATTGCGCCCATTGAGAAACAACTTAAAGAAATTGCCGGACTAGATTTTTACGGCGTTAATAATGATACTCTTGCTTCCGTTGTCGGTGAGTTATTGCGGGCATCAAAGGAAACGCTTTCGGTGGCAGAATCTTGCACTGGTGGCGGTTTAGGGCAAATGTTGACCGAAATTTCTGGAAGTTCTGATTACTTTTGGGGTGGAGTAATTTCTTATGACAATTCGGTGAAGGTTAAGCTGCTGGGGGTTAACCAGGAAGATTTAGATAAATTTGGGGCGGTAAGTGCAACTGTTGCAGAGCAAATGGCAATTGGAGTCAAAACCCGCCTTGCAACAACTTGGGGATTGAGTATTACTGGTATTGCTGGCCCAACTGGAGGGACAGATACAAAGCCTGTGGGTTTAGTTTACGTTGGTTTAGCTGGGCCAAAGGATGAAGTGACAAGTTTTGAGTATCAATTTGGTACAGTGAGAGGTCGAGCTTTAATTCGTCATGTCAGCGCGAATGCAGCGTTAGATAATCTGCGGCGGAAGTTGTTGACGAGGTAG
- a CDS encoding response regulator yields the protein MSNQSMSFKGLRLLVVDDDPDTRTLLTFLFELEGAEIITAASAGAAIEIMSFFKPDIFISDIYLPDENGCSLLMKVRNLEANRGRKIPAIALTASAFDEDQNRALLAGYDIYRCKPIDLDDLSSTVASLVTLEEYA from the coding sequence ATGTCTAATCAATCAATGTCTTTTAAAGGTCTACGATTGCTCGTCGTAGATGATGACCCTGATACGAGAACTTTACTTACCTTCTTGTTTGAATTAGAGGGAGCAGAAATTATCACAGCTGCTTCGGCAGGTGCTGCTATAGAAATAATGTCATTTTTTAAACCAGACATCTTTATTAGTGATATTTACTTACCAGATGAAAACGGCTGCTCACTGCTCATGAAAGTCAGAAATTTAGAAGCAAATCGAGGGAGAAAGATTCCAGCTATTGCTCTGACAGCATCTGCTTTCGACGAAGACCAGAATCGGGCATTATTAGCAGGTTATGATATATACCGATGCAAGCCGATAGACTTAGATGATTTATCTTCTACAGTTGCTAGTCTAGTTACGCTCGAAGAATACGCTTGA